The Anopheles merus strain MAF chromosome 2L, AmerM5.1, whole genome shotgun sequence genome has a segment encoding these proteins:
- the LOC121593362 gene encoding uncharacterized protein LOC121593362, whose amino-acid sequence MAAKGEKVIRRSKMNKVWVAFAVFGAISILPPASGRIVKRSYSDQSVRGYLTERTCWWNEVCKEEFQQLFRCRCPQWSYCRSPGRYYNAYCSMTNTGYIWTQPTWDWETA is encoded by the exons ATGGCCGCGAAGGGAGAGAAAGTGATTCGAAGAAGCAAAATGAATAAG GTGTGGGTTGCCTTCGCCGTGTTCGGTGCAATATCCATCCTGCCGCCCGCGTCCGGTCGCATCGTTAAGCGCAGCTACTCGGATCAAAGTGTGCGCGGCTATCTGACGGAG CGTACCTGCTGGTGGAATGAGGTGTGCAAGGAAGAATTCCAGCAGCTGTTCCGATGCCGCTGTCCACAGTGGTCGTACTGCAG ATCACCCGGCCGGTACTATAACGCGTACTGCTCCATGACGAACACGGGCTACATCTGGACGCAACCGACGTGGGACTGGGAGACGGCTTAA
- the LOC121593361 gene encoding calphotin-like — protein MAVIRSLSMVLLLAAMLCSSTEAGHAASYLASPVAAPLAYSLAAPIVPAQGVLRTAYSQVVGRSYAPSFVPVSTSLAYAAAPVAAPVVKAVPTVYAAAPVAAPVVKAVPTVYAAPVAAPIVKAAVPTVYAAAPQLVAGPVLKTVRPYAVETPVAYAAPTFAAPAVRAAVPAPVFAPSVLSTRLAPAVPAVGVAPELAPAVGAPAPASSLPGVFDARAAAPASRAAADNFQRAFVTAFGSTEGIRLLGVAGGQAFEGAPTNVEIARAAPGGQEAGAQQGRSSSPGTVPAGRAASPNGPENFGVQQPQQQQQHQQPQPTPFNEYGLPVAAGAPINP, from the exons ATGGCAGTCATTCGCTCG CTCtccatggtgctgctgctggcagctATGCTGTGCTCCAGCACGGAAGCAGGACATGCGGCGTCCTATCTGGCGTCACCGGTAGCAGCTCCACTCGCCTACTCCCTAGCGGCACCGATTGTTCCTGCTCAGGGTGTCCTGAGGACGGCCTACAGTCAGGTTGTTGGGCGTAGCTATGCGCCATCCTTTGTGCCGGTTTCGACCTCACTCGCCTATGCTGCCGCTCCGGTGGCTGCTCCAGTGGTGAAAGCCGTCCCCACGGTGTATGCTGCCGCTCCGGTAGCTGCCCCAGTGGTCAAAGCTGTTCCCACAGTATATGCCGCACCGGTGGCTGCTCCCATCGTCAAAGCTGCCGTCCCGACGGTTTATGCTGCCGCTCCGCAGCTTGTCGCCGGTCCGGTCCTAAAAACGGTGCGTCCCTATGCCGTTGAGACACCCGTAGCTTACGCCGCTCCAACCTTCGCTGCCCCGGCCGTACGTGCTGCCGTTCCTGCTCCTGTCTTTGCTCCTTCGGTCCTCTCCACCCGCCTGGCGCCAGCAGTTCCAGCGGTCGGTGTTGCTCCCGAACTCGCGCCAGCTGTTGGTGCACCTGCTCCGGCCAGCTCCCTGCCGGGGGTTTTCGATGCACGCGCCGCTGCCCCAGCGTCCCGTGCCGCGGCGGACAACTTTCAGCGAGCTTTCGTAACTGCGTTCGGATCGACGGAAGGCATTCGGCTGCTCGGTGTCGCCGGTGGTCAAGCGTTTGAAGGTGCGCCCACGAACGTTGAGATTGCACGTGCCGCACCCGGTGGACAGGAGGCTGGCGCTCAGCAGGGTCGATCGTCGTCTCCCGGCACGGTGCCAGCTGGACGGGCCGCGTCACCAAATGGACCGGAAAACTTTGGCGTAcagcaaccgcagcagcagcagcagcatcagcagccaCAGCCGACACCTTTTAACGAGTATGGGCTGCCGGTAGCAGCTGGGGCACCTATTAATCCGTAA